The Ciconia boyciana chromosome 2, ASM3463844v1, whole genome shotgun sequence genome has a segment encoding these proteins:
- the SOCS6 gene encoding suppressor of cytokine signaling 6 translates to MKKISLKTIRKSFNLNKSKDESDFVVVQQPSLSEFGKDDSLFGSCYGKDLASCEVNSEDEKGGKNRSKSESLMGTLKRRLSAKQKQKGKGSTPSVSSADDDTFSSSSAPITFKDVRAQRPLRSTSLRNHHYSPTPWPLRPTNSEETCIKMEVKVKALVHSSNPSPALNGVRKDFHDLQSDNVFQEQNNALKNTESQNGDLHLHIDEHVPVVIGLMPQDYIQYTVPLDEGMYPLEGSRSYCLDSSSPMEVSTVSSQVGGNAFHEEESQVDQDVVVAPDIFVDQTVNGLLIGTTGVMLQSPRVNHSDVPPLSPLLPPMQNNQIQRNFNGLNGTDAHVAESMRCHLNFDPNTAPGVGRVYDSVQNSGPMVVTSLTEELKKLAKQGWYWGPITRWEAEGKLANVPDGSFLVRDSSDDRYLLSLSFRSHGKTLHTRIEHSNGRFSFYEQPDVEGHTSIVDLIEHSIRDSENGAFCYSRSRLPGSATYPVRLTNPVSRFMQVRSLQYLCRFVIRQYTRIDLIQKLPLPNKMKDYLQEKHY, encoded by the coding sequence atgaagaaaattagtcTCAAAACAATTCGCAAGTCCTTTAacttaaataaaagtaaagatgAAAGCGACTTTGTAGTGGTTCAGCAGCCATCGTTAAGTGAATTTGGAAAAGATGACTCCTTATTTGGCAGCTGCTATGGTAAAGATTTGGCTAGCTGTGAAGTCAATAGTGAAGATgaaaaaggaggcaaaaataGATCAAAAAGTGAAAGCTTAATGGGTACGTTAAAAAGGAGgctttcagcaaaacaaaaacagaaaggcaaaggCAGCACACCATCTGTAAGCTCTGCAGATGATGacaccttttcttcctcatctgcTCCAATAACCTTCAAAGATGTGCGAGCTCAAAGACCTCTGAGATCCACTTCCCTCCGTAATCACCATTACAGTCCAACTCCATGGCCCCTTCGACCTACAAATTCAGAAGAGACTTGCATCAaaatggaagtgaaagtcaAGGCCTTGGTCCATTCCTCTAATCCAAGCCCAGCACTGAATGGCGTTCGAAAGGACTTCCATGACTTGCAGTCAGACAACGTGTTCCAGGAACAAaacaatgcattaaaaaatacagaatctcAGAATGGGGACTTGCATCTTCATATTGATGAACATGTGCCTGTAGTTATTGGATTAATGCCTCAGGACTACATTCAGTATACTGTGCCTTTAGATGAGGGAATGTATCCTTTGGAAGGATCACGTAGTTACTGTCTGGATAGTTCCTCACCCATGGAAGTTTCAACGGTTTCTTCTCAAGTGGGGGGAAATGCTTTCCATGAAGAAGAGAGCCAAGTGGATCAGGATGTAGTCGTTGCACCGGATATCTTTGTGGACCAGACGGTGAATGGTTTGTTGATTGGTACCACAGGAGTCATGTTGCAAAGCCCAAGAGTTAATCACAGCGATGTCCCTCCACTCTCACCTTTGCTACCTCCAATGCAGAATAATCAAATCCAAAGGAACTTCAATGGATTGAATGGCACAGATGCCCACGTGGCTGAAAGTATGCGCTGCCATTTGAATTTTGATCCTAACACTGCCCCTGGAGTTGGAAGAGTTTATGATTCTGTACAGAACAGTGGTCCTATGGTTGTGACAAGTCtcacagaagaactgaaaaaactTGCAAAACAAGGATGGTACTGGGGTCCCATTACACGttgggaggcagagggaaaatTAGCTAATGTGCCTGATGGCTCGTTTCTCGTTCGAGATAGTTCTGATGATCGTTATCTTTTAAGTTTGAGTTTTCGTTCCCATGGAAAAACTCTTCACACTAGAATTGAACACTCAAATGGTAGATTTAGCTTTTATGAACAACCAGATGTGGAGGGACATACATCTATAGTTGACTTAATTGAGCATTCAATCAGGGACTCTGAAAATGGAGCTTTCTGCTATTCGAGATCCCGACTGCCTGGATCTGCAACTTACCCAGTGAGACTGACAAATCCGGTATCTCGGTTTATGCAGGTGCGTTCTTTACAATACCTGTGTCGTTTTGTAATACGTCAGTACACCAGAATAGACCTGATTCAGAAACTGCCTTTGCCAAACAAAATGAAGGATTATTTACAGGAAAAGCACTACTGA